In Halopseudomonas xinjiangensis, a single genomic region encodes these proteins:
- a CDS encoding hybrid sensor histidine kinase/response regulator, which produces MTTPVKFLLVDDLPENLLSLQALLRRDNLVLLMAKSGDEALELLLEHDVALALIDVQMPGLNGFELAELMRGNERTRRIPIIFVTAGTHSAERRFQGYEAGAVDFIQKPIEPDILRSKTEVFFEIYRQRQMIAEQRDLLQAQAEALQLADKRKDEFLAVLAHELRNPLAALRSGLELLLRKPDEPKAARISGLMQEQMTHLLRLVDDLLDASRITQGKIELRTAVFDLRDAALAAVEMARPAIDEQDHALVIHLTDHPIELVADKLRITQCIGNLLNNSAKYTPRGGRIELTIEDTFGAVRVTVADNGLGLTQEASAAIFRMFEQVEDHLEHAHGGLGIGLALVKQLVELHGGSIAVASDGPHQGSAFTLEIPKAGIRPSHMISPSLA; this is translated from the coding sequence ATGACGACGCCGGTCAAATTTCTGCTGGTCGATGACCTGCCCGAAAACCTCCTGTCGCTGCAGGCGCTTCTTCGCCGCGACAATCTTGTGTTACTGATGGCTAAGTCCGGAGACGAAGCGCTGGAATTGCTCCTCGAGCACGATGTGGCGCTGGCGTTGATTGATGTGCAGATGCCCGGACTCAACGGCTTCGAACTTGCCGAACTGATGCGCGGCAACGAACGGACAAGGCGGATTCCGATCATCTTCGTTACCGCCGGAACCCATAGCGCCGAGCGCCGGTTCCAGGGTTACGAAGCCGGCGCAGTCGACTTCATTCAGAAGCCGATCGAACCCGATATCCTGCGCAGCAAGACCGAGGTCTTTTTCGAGATATACCGTCAACGACAAATGATCGCCGAGCAGCGTGATCTGCTTCAGGCCCAGGCAGAGGCCCTTCAGCTCGCCGACAAGCGCAAGGACGAATTTCTCGCGGTACTGGCGCACGAGCTTCGCAACCCCCTGGCTGCACTGCGTAGCGGACTGGAGCTGCTTCTGCGCAAGCCGGACGAACCCAAAGCTGCTCGCATCAGCGGCCTCATGCAGGAGCAGATGACTCATCTCTTGCGGCTGGTTGATGATCTCCTCGATGCATCACGCATCACTCAAGGCAAAATCGAACTACGCACGGCTGTGTTCGACTTGCGTGATGCCGCGCTGGCGGCAGTCGAGATGGCCAGGCCGGCGATCGACGAGCAAGACCACGCATTGGTCATCCATCTAACCGATCACCCCATCGAGCTAGTGGCCGACAAGCTGCGCATTACGCAATGCATCGGCAATCTGCTCAACAACTCGGCCAAATACACTCCGCGGGGCGGACGCATCGAGCTGACGATCGAAGATACTTTCGGTGCTGTTCGGGTGACCGTTGCTGACAACGGCCTGGGGCTGACGCAAGAGGCGTCAGCCGCGATATTTCGCATGTTCGAGCAAGTCGAGGATCATCTTGAGCATGCGCACGGTGGCCTCGGTATCGGCCTGGCCTTGGTCAAACAGTTGGTCGAGCTTCATGGAGGCAGCATAGCCGTCGCCAGTGACGGCCCTCATCAGGGTAGTGCGTTTACCCTGGAGATTCCCAAGGCCGGAATCCGGCCAAGCCACATGATCAGTCCCAGCCTCGCATAG
- a CDS encoding CheR family methyltransferase translates to MTDTFEKVEDIEIRLLLEALYHRYHYDFRSYAMSSVRRRLRQARENLGFATVSAMQERVLHDPDMLPQMLRYLTVQVSEMFRDPSYFLAIRETVVPHLRTYPSLKVWIAGCSTGEELYSLVILFREEGLEERTLFYATDINPEALEQATAGIYDAERVRLFSENYRQAGGKTSLSDYYHSNYNRCILDKSLRRNVVFSDHSLVTDQVFGEMHFVSCRNVMIYFDRALQDRAVGLFKDSLLRHGFLGLGSKESLRFSRHADAFRDFVRKEKIYQRTDS, encoded by the coding sequence ATGACCGACACCTTTGAAAAGGTCGAGGACATCGAGATCCGTCTTCTGCTCGAGGCCTTGTACCATCGCTATCACTATGACTTCCGCAGCTACGCCATGTCATCGGTCAGGCGCAGGCTGCGCCAGGCCAGGGAAAATCTCGGGTTCGCGACCGTTTCTGCCATGCAGGAACGCGTCCTGCATGACCCCGACATGTTGCCGCAGATGCTGCGCTACCTGACAGTGCAGGTCAGCGAGATGTTTCGCGATCCGAGCTACTTCCTGGCCATTCGGGAGACGGTGGTACCGCATCTGCGTACCTACCCTTCCCTGAAAGTCTGGATCGCAGGTTGCAGCACCGGCGAGGAACTGTACTCTCTGGTCATTCTCTTTCGTGAGGAAGGCCTGGAAGAGCGAACGCTGTTCTATGCCACCGATATCAATCCGGAAGCGCTGGAACAGGCCACAGCAGGCATCTACGATGCGGAGCGGGTTCGTCTGTTTTCCGAAAACTACCGACAAGCCGGCGGCAAGACTTCGCTGTCCGACTATTACCACAGCAATTACAACCGCTGCATCCTGGACAAGAGTCTGCGTCGCAACGTTGTGTTTTCAGACCATAGTCTGGTTACCGATCAGGTATTCGGGGAAATGCATTTCGTGTCCTGCCGCAACGTCATGATCTATTTCGACCGCGCTCTGCAGGACCGTGCAGTAGGCTTGTTCAAGGATTCCCTGCTACGCCACGGCTTCCTGGGACTCGGTTCCAAGGAAAGCCTGAGGTTCTCCCGACACGCCGACGCCTTTCGCGATTTCGTGCGCAAAGAGAAAATCTACCAAAGGACTGATTCATGA
- a CDS encoding chemotaxis protein CheB — translation MTVPARRAVVIGASAGALEALSVLLPALPATFPLPIFVVVHVPADKPSVLADIFSAKCRLRAIEAEDKEPVEPGVIYFAPPDYHMLLEDKLTIALSNEEAVLFSRPSIDVTLESAADVWGDGLIGIILTGANQDGARGLKAIAQAGGTTIVQNPDTAYARAMPEAATALCPGAQVMTLADMSAYLWSISE, via the coding sequence ATGACCGTTCCGGCCAGGCGTGCTGTGGTTATCGGAGCCTCGGCGGGCGCACTCGAGGCGCTGTCGGTTCTATTGCCGGCACTTCCTGCCACGTTTCCGCTCCCGATATTCGTCGTCGTCCATGTACCGGCGGACAAGCCCAGCGTGCTGGCCGACATCTTTAGTGCAAAGTGCCGGCTGCGCGCGATAGAGGCGGAAGACAAGGAACCGGTCGAGCCTGGCGTCATATACTTCGCCCCGCCCGATTACCATATGCTGCTCGAAGACAAGCTGACCATCGCACTCTCCAACGAGGAAGCGGTGCTGTTTTCCAGACCCTCCATCGACGTAACGCTGGAAAGCGCTGCCGATGTCTGGGGCGACGGGCTGATCGGCATCATCCTGACCGGCGCCAATCAGGACGGAGCCCGGGGGCTTAAGGCCATTGCACAAGCCGGTGGCACCACCATCGTTCAGAATCCTGATACTGCCTATGCCAGGGCCATGCCCGAAGCCGCGACAGCGCTATGTCCAGGGGCTCAGGTGATGACGCTTGCCGACATGTCCGCTTACCTGTGGAGTATTTCGGAATGA
- a CDS encoding response regulator: MHRKSASISNKGKLGLDPKVAAGLAIVFLFFILSTVVAVYTLQHLKTSNERVARTHSVIVAIDRLLVDVQDAETGQRGFLLTGDERYLEPYNRAVAQIHKRMQRVEALLARNEVQDWRFEELEGYITTRFQELELILGIYLREGQAAAIANANLERGKAEMDAIRDAIGQLREQESQLRAQRVEAMKKAYTVAFITSALSGTLGIALTILIAALIRRATLARRREQWLQAAQVGLGSVVMGEQSTHELGQNILGYLTNHLGAVAGTLYMKENGRYALLASRGVPADVTIPRDFDGKDGLFAHVLEDHRPVTVGELPEGYIAFGSSLGQQSPRFLALAPALQDGEVKAVLELGFLNPVGDHILSLLEHCSNTIAASIRSAEFRTQLRTLLSETQRQAEEMQVQSEELRVSNEELEEQGRALKESQSRLEQQQVELEQTNSQLEEQAQELECQRDELEKANTAIQLKAREVEQASRYKSDFLANMSHELRTPLNSSLILAKLLADNLEDNLTPEQVKYAQTIQSSGNDLLNLINDILDLSKIEAGHVEIRPESVSLERMVNSLRHLFDPVARDKGLAFSVHVSSDVPPVIETDPQRLEQVLKNLIANAIKFTDAGSVTLGLRALGDKQISLSVTDTGIGIAEEQQARIFEAFHQADSTISRKFGGTGLGLSISREVVRLLGGTIHLKSRPGSGSTFTVVIPEQYDGAAVRSTVLEVQTAPPPPSVSPRPAPAPSRSQEPTAVDDDRLQPDDTARRLLIVEDDRSFAMILRDLARESNFQALVAETAQEALELARQCLPSAIVLDVGLPDQSGLSVLDRLKRDVRTRHIPIHIISAEDYSERALSMGAIGYALKPVQRDQLVDVLRSLEAKVSQNLRRVLIVEDNEVQREAVSNLIGSHDVETVGAGTAAECLALLKEQTFDCMVLDLSLPDASGFELLERISGDAAHSFPPVIVYTGRVLTREEEQMLRGYSKSIIIKGAKSPERLLDEVTLFLHQVVSELPDEQQKMIRKARNRDALLEGRRILIVEDDVRNIYALTNILEPRGAIIEIARNGEEALQKLEQSRSEPDSRIDLVLMDVMMPVMDGLTATRHIRKDPNWKKLPVIALTAKAMPDDQRRCIEAGANDYMAKPLDVEKLLSLVRVWMPQ, from the coding sequence ATGCATAGAAAAAGCGCGAGCATCAGCAACAAGGGCAAGCTTGGCCTGGATCCCAAAGTCGCTGCGGGTCTGGCAATCGTCTTCCTGTTCTTCATCCTGAGCACGGTGGTCGCGGTCTACACCCTTCAGCACTTGAAAACGAGCAATGAACGGGTCGCCCGGACGCATAGCGTGATCGTGGCCATCGACCGTCTGTTGGTGGATGTCCAGGACGCCGAGACGGGCCAGCGCGGCTTCCTGCTTACCGGCGATGAGCGTTATCTCGAACCGTACAACCGAGCGGTTGCCCAGATACACAAGCGCATGCAGCGCGTCGAGGCGCTACTTGCTCGCAACGAGGTTCAAGACTGGCGTTTCGAAGAGCTTGAAGGCTACATCACCACACGATTCCAGGAGCTGGAATTAATCCTTGGCATCTACCTCAGGGAAGGCCAGGCCGCAGCCATCGCTAACGCCAATCTGGAGCGCGGCAAGGCAGAGATGGACGCTATCCGCGACGCGATTGGTCAGCTTCGCGAACAGGAAAGCCAGCTCCGAGCGCAGCGCGTCGAGGCCATGAAGAAAGCCTATACCGTCGCGTTCATCACCAGTGCGTTGTCCGGCACGCTTGGCATTGCCCTGACCATCCTTATCGCCGCGCTCATACGCAGGGCCACGTTGGCGCGGCGGCGGGAGCAATGGCTGCAAGCCGCACAAGTCGGCCTCGGTTCAGTGGTGATGGGCGAACAGTCCACACACGAGCTGGGCCAGAACATCCTCGGCTACCTCACCAATCATCTTGGCGCTGTCGCTGGCACCCTTTATATGAAGGAAAATGGGCGGTACGCGCTTCTAGCCAGCCGTGGAGTGCCCGCCGACGTCACTATTCCGCGCGATTTCGACGGGAAAGACGGTCTTTTCGCCCACGTGCTGGAGGATCACCGGCCGGTCACCGTGGGAGAGCTGCCAGAGGGGTATATCGCCTTCGGTTCCAGTCTCGGCCAGCAGTCGCCGCGGTTCCTGGCACTTGCACCGGCGCTTCAGGATGGCGAGGTGAAAGCCGTGCTGGAGCTCGGCTTTCTGAACCCGGTGGGCGACCACATTCTTTCCCTGCTCGAACACTGCTCGAATACGATCGCCGCATCGATAAGGTCTGCCGAGTTCCGTACCCAGTTGCGGACGCTTCTTTCCGAGACGCAGCGCCAGGCGGAAGAGATGCAGGTTCAAAGCGAAGAATTGCGCGTGTCCAATGAGGAGCTGGAGGAACAGGGCCGCGCCCTCAAAGAATCCCAGTCACGTCTGGAGCAACAGCAGGTCGAGCTGGAACAGACCAATTCGCAGCTGGAGGAACAGGCGCAGGAGTTGGAGTGCCAGCGCGATGAGCTGGAAAAGGCGAATACGGCGATCCAGTTGAAGGCGCGCGAGGTGGAGCAGGCAAGCCGGTACAAATCGGACTTCCTTGCAAATATGTCGCATGAGCTGCGCACCCCGCTCAACTCTTCGCTGATCCTCGCCAAATTGCTCGCGGACAATTTAGAGGACAACCTCACCCCCGAGCAGGTGAAGTACGCCCAGACCATTCAATCGTCCGGCAATGACCTGCTGAATCTCATCAACGATATCCTCGATCTGTCGAAAATCGAGGCGGGTCACGTGGAAATCCGGCCCGAATCGGTGTCGCTTGAGCGCATGGTCAACTCGCTTCGTCATCTGTTCGACCCGGTTGCTCGCGACAAGGGTCTAGCGTTCTCGGTCCACGTCTCCTCTGATGTTCCGCCTGTCATCGAAACCGATCCGCAGCGTTTGGAGCAGGTGCTCAAAAATCTCATCGCCAACGCCATCAAGTTCACCGATGCGGGCAGCGTTACCTTGGGCCTGCGTGCACTGGGCGACAAGCAAATTTCCCTTTCGGTAACCGATACAGGCATCGGTATCGCCGAGGAGCAACAGGCGCGGATTTTCGAGGCCTTCCACCAGGCCGATAGCACCATCAGCCGCAAGTTCGGCGGCACGGGTCTCGGCCTGTCCATCTCACGTGAGGTGGTCCGGCTGCTGGGTGGCACCATTCATCTGAAAAGCCGCCCGGGATCCGGCAGCACCTTCACCGTGGTCATTCCAGAGCAGTACGACGGCGCAGCGGTGCGCTCAACCGTCCTTGAGGTCCAAACGGCACCCCCGCCTCCTTCCGTCTCGCCAAGACCTGCCCCTGCGCCGTCTCGGTCGCAAGAACCGACCGCCGTGGATGATGATCGCCTTCAGCCCGATGACACTGCGCGCCGATTGTTGATCGTCGAGGATGACCGGTCCTTCGCCATGATCCTGCGCGATCTCGCGCGAGAATCGAATTTCCAGGCACTGGTAGCGGAAACCGCGCAGGAAGCATTGGAGCTTGCCCGGCAATGCCTGCCCAGTGCCATCGTGCTGGACGTAGGCCTGCCTGATCAGTCCGGGCTGTCGGTCCTGGACCGGCTCAAGCGCGATGTCCGGACGCGCCACATCCCGATTCACATCATCTCCGCAGAGGACTATTCGGAACGTGCACTGTCCATGGGGGCCATCGGTTATGCGTTGAAGCCAGTGCAGCGCGACCAGCTGGTTGACGTGCTGAGGTCCCTCGAAGCGAAAGTCTCGCAGAACCTGCGGCGCGTCCTGATCGTGGAAGACAACGAGGTGCAGCGAGAGGCGGTCAGCAACCTGATCGGCTCTCATGACGTGGAGACTGTTGGCGCAGGGACGGCCGCCGAGTGCCTGGCGCTGCTCAAGGAGCAGACGTTCGACTGTATGGTGCTCGACTTGTCTCTTCCGGACGCATCGGGCTTCGAGCTTCTGGAAAGAATAAGCGGGGACGCTGCGCACTCCTTCCCACCGGTGATCGTCTACACCGGTCGCGTCCTCACGCGCGAAGAAGAGCAAATGCTGCGCGGCTATTCCAAGTCCATCATCATCAAGGGCGCCAAGTCGCCCGAGCGGCTTCTGGATGAAGTAACTCTGTTTCTTCACCAGGTGGTATCCGAACTGCCAGACGAACAGCAGAAAATGATTCGCAAGGCGCGTAACCGCGACGCACTGCTAGAAGGACGGCGCATTCTGATCGTGGAAGATGATGTGCGAAATATCTACGCGCTGACCAACATCCTCGAGCCCCGAGGGGCGATCATCGAGATCGCACGCAATGGGGAAGAGGCACTACAGAAACTGGAGCAGTCGCGCAGCGAACCTGACAGTCGCATCGATCTCGTGTTGATGGACGTGATGATGCCGGTCATGGACGGGCTGACCGCAACCCGGCATATCCGCAAGGACCCGAACTGGAAGAAACTGCCGGTCATCGCGCTGACAGCGAAAGCCATGCCCGACGATCAACGGCGGTGCATTGAAGCAGGCGCCAATGACTACATGGCCAAGCCGCTTGATGTCGAGAAGCTGTTGTCGCTGGTCCGGGTGTGGATGCCACAATGA
- the glgP gene encoding alpha-glucan family phosphorylase, giving the protein MTDTTNWPLPYRVNPAYARKVAYFSMEFAIDQALKIYSGGLGFLAGSHMRSAYQLRQNVIGVGILWKYGYYDQARNADQTLRVDFTKKYYPFLTDPGITVTVQVNGHDVKVKALCLPAQTFGSAPLYLLTTDIPENDHLARTITHCLYDVEPSARIAQSIVLGLGGAKVVEAMGGAELYHMNEAHALPLAFHLMDRLGEASEVRKRIVFTTHTPEKAGNEEHETSFLKRMGFFGALNHEQEVNLTGIHEHLFSHTLAALRVSHACNGVSRLHGAVANQMWEGNDGICSIEAITNSQNALFWQDKKLRQALDRNDPKRLITRKKEMKDDLFRIVADQTGKLFNRDVLTIVWARRFAHYKRATLLLHDFHRFLNLIERTDRPVQIIWAGKPFPFDHDAISVFNGLVRLSRKKRNIAVLTGYEIELSRQLKQGADVWLNTPVRPREASGTSGMTAAMNGAVNFSINDGWIPEFAKDGENSFIIPVTEPKLSEHEQNEADYQNLMSIFEDRIIPLYYDEPQRWNEIAMASMRDVTPAFDSDRMAREYYEKLYSAKLG; this is encoded by the coding sequence ATGACGGATACCACCAACTGGCCCCTGCCCTATCGCGTCAACCCTGCGTATGCGCGCAAGGTTGCCTATTTTTCCATGGAATTTGCCATCGATCAGGCGCTGAAAATCTACTCAGGCGGCCTGGGCTTTCTGGCCGGATCGCACATGCGCAGTGCTTATCAGCTGCGTCAGAACGTGATCGGCGTCGGCATACTGTGGAAGTACGGCTATTACGATCAGGCGCGCAATGCGGACCAGACCCTGCGCGTGGATTTCACCAAGAAGTACTATCCGTTCCTGACCGACCCGGGCATCACCGTCACGGTGCAGGTCAATGGTCACGATGTGAAAGTGAAGGCATTGTGTCTCCCGGCACAGACATTCGGCAGCGCGCCGCTCTATCTGCTCACCACCGACATCCCGGAAAACGATCATCTGGCGCGCACCATCACCCACTGCCTGTATGACGTCGAACCTTCCGCACGCATAGCCCAGAGCATCGTACTGGGCCTGGGCGGAGCCAAGGTGGTCGAAGCAATGGGCGGCGCTGAGCTATACCATATGAATGAAGCGCATGCCCTGCCCCTGGCCTTTCATCTGATGGATCGCCTGGGTGAGGCAAGCGAAGTGCGCAAGCGCATCGTCTTCACCACGCATACACCCGAGAAAGCCGGTAACGAAGAGCATGAGACCTCGTTCCTGAAGCGCATGGGTTTCTTCGGTGCGCTCAACCATGAGCAGGAAGTGAACCTCACCGGCATTCACGAGCACCTGTTCAGTCATACGCTGGCAGCGCTGCGCGTTTCCCATGCATGTAACGGGGTATCCCGGTTACACGGGGCGGTGGCGAACCAGATGTGGGAAGGCAATGATGGCATCTGCTCCATCGAGGCGATCACCAATTCACAGAATGCCTTGTTCTGGCAGGACAAGAAGCTGCGTCAGGCTCTCGATCGCAACGACCCCAAGCGGCTGATTACGCGTAAGAAAGAAATGAAAGACGATCTGTTCCGCATCGTCGCTGATCAGACCGGCAAACTGTTCAATCGGGACGTGCTGACCATCGTCTGGGCCCGCCGTTTTGCGCACTACAAGCGCGCCACCCTGTTGTTGCATGATTTTCATCGCTTTCTGAACCTGATCGAGCGCACCGATCGCCCAGTGCAGATCATCTGGGCCGGCAAACCGTTCCCGTTCGATCACGATGCCATCAGCGTATTCAACGGGCTGGTACGACTGTCTCGCAAGAAGCGCAACATAGCCGTGTTGACCGGGTACGAAATCGAGCTATCGCGCCAGCTCAAGCAAGGCGCGGATGTCTGGCTGAACACGCCCGTGCGGCCACGGGAAGCGTCGGGCACCAGCGGGATGACCGCTGCCATGAATGGTGCAGTGAACTTCTCGATCAATGATGGCTGGATTCCTGAGTTTGCCAAAGACGGTGAAAACAGCTTCATCATCCCGGTTACCGAGCCGAAGCTGAGCGAGCATGAGCAGAACGAGGCGGATTATCAGAATCTGATGTCGATCTTTGAAGACCGGATCATCCCGCTGTATTACGACGAGCCGCAGCGCTGGAACGAGATCGCCATGGCCAGCATGCGGGATGTGACGCCGGCTTTCGATTCCGATCGCATGGCTCGGGAGTATTACGAGAAGCTTTACTCTGCCAAGCTGGGCTGA
- a CDS encoding GNAT family N-acetyltransferase, with amino-acid sequence MAYDISHDSDNSEFYLQSEEGRAHLAYRQMGEDTLDLYHTSVPETLQGEGIAAALTERALSFAEEKGYKVVPSCPYVQKYMSEHGLS; translated from the coding sequence ATGGCCTACGATATATCGCACGATTCAGACAACAGCGAGTTCTACCTTCAGAGCGAAGAAGGGAGAGCTCATCTTGCCTATAGGCAGATGGGTGAGGATACGCTGGACCTCTACCACACCTCGGTGCCGGAAACACTGCAAGGCGAAGGTATCGCCGCAGCGCTGACCGAACGAGCGCTCAGTTTTGCAGAGGAAAAAGGCTACAAGGTGGTGCCTTCGTGCCCCTACGTGCAGAAGTACATGAGCGAACACGGTCTGAGCTAG